A genome region from Anopheles stephensi strain Indian chromosome 2, UCI_ANSTEP_V1.0, whole genome shotgun sequence includes the following:
- the LOC118506521 gene encoding MAU2 chromatid cohesion factor homolog: MTSSQDACYISLLGLAEYFRTSTPPDIKKCIQCLQALFTFKPPLKVEARTHLQLGQILMAYTKNTDLAKNHLEQAWILSENINNFDDVKFDTASLLAQLYQQQDQSSLAKPVLRKAIELSQHNVYWHCKLLFQLAQTHATDKEYTLASELLAVGVESTDESNATYLKSLFLLSRAMIMMIERKTNDVLAILSQASPIIDHSIQNFHLKEYLKVFFYVLQVCHYLQLGQVKTVKTSLKMLQQSIQTIIAPNWPSDEQIFGQNNTEMFMWLPKEQLYVLVYLVTVSHSMMAGYMDKAQKYTEKALTQIEKLKSQENKPILAVFQIILLEHIIMCRLVMGNKSLAIKEIALAKDVCLSSTNKFLLKKHAPQLHCLLGLYAMSTSLFEHAEKQFYSCIQETTERELKLFANLNLAIVYLRTKREQDLRNILEQIQQENSQCSNSQALMGSFYYVQGLNAFHKSSFHEAKRFLRETLKMANAEDLNRLTSCSLVLLSHVFLSIGNSKESMNMVTPAMQLASKIPDIHVQLWGSAILKDLHRMLKEPAQEIEAYNNHVNFSQNLIADQLKCTKFPEHALINWFQGDPPLPMLSQELLVQPTATIVAPVASGSGVPVVAQQQQQPGSGTYVRLPGTLNQQVMFQ; the protein is encoded by the exons ATGACATCCTCCCAGGATGCGTGCTACATTTCCCTACTGGGGCTGGCGGAATACTTTCGCACTTCGACTCCGCCAGACATCAAGAAGTGCATCCAGTGCTTGCAGGCATTGTTTACGTTCAAGCCACCGCTGAAGGTGGAAGCCCGGACCCACCTGCAGCTCGGCCAGATCCTGATGGCCTACACGAAAAACACTGACCTAGCGAAGAACCATCTCGAGCAAGCA TGGATCCTGTCggaaaacatcaacaactTTGACGACGTGAAGTTCGACACGGCCAGTTTGCTGGCCCAGTTGTATCAGCAGCAGGATCAAAGTTCGCTCGCCAAACCGGTCCTACGGAAAGCGATCGAACTGTCGCAGCACAATGTTTACTGGCATTGTAAGCTGTTGTTCCAGCTAGCG CAAACACATGCCACGGACAAAGAGTACACGCTGGCCTCGGAACTGCTCGCCGTGGGTGTAGAATCGACGGACGAATCGAACGCTACTTATCTGAAGTCCTTGTTTCTGCTAAGCCGCGCCATGATCATGATGATTGAGCGGAAAACGAACGATGTTCTAGCGATACTGAGCCAAGCCAGCCCCATCATTGACCACTCGATCCAAAACTTTCACCTGAAGGAGTACTTGAAGGTGTTCTTCTACGTGCTGCAGGTGTGTCACTATCTACAGCTGGGCCAGGTAAAGACGGTCAAAACGAGCCTGAAAATGCTGCAGCAAAGCATCCAGACGATCATCGCACCGAACTGGCCATCGGATGAGCAAATCTTTGGACAAAACAACACGGAAATGTTTATGTGGCTCCCGAAGGAACAGCTGTACGTGCTCGTCTATCTGGTCACCGTGTCACACTCGATGATGGCGGGCTACATGGACAAGGCGCAAAAGTACACCGAGAAGGCACTGACCCAAATCGAGAAGCTTAAAT CTCAAGAAAACAAACCGATTTTGGCGGTGTTTCAAATTATTCTGCTCGAGCACATCATCATGTGCCGGCTGGTAATGGGTAACAAATCGTTGGCCATCAAGGAGATTGCCCTGGCCAAGGATGTGTGTCTTTCGTCCACGAATAAGTTTCTGCTGAAAAAGCACGCACCCCAGCTACACTGTTTGCTCGGCCTTTACGCAATGTCCACCAGCTTGTTCGAGCATGCGGAGAAGCAGTTCTACTCCTGCATTCAGGAAACGACCGAGCGGGAGCTGAAACTGTTTGCCAACCTGAACCTTGCCATCGTGTACTTGCGGACGAAGCGGGAGCAAGATTTGCGTAACATTCTCGAGCAGATACAGCAGGAAAATTCCCAGTGCTCCAACAGCCAGGCACTGATGGGAAGCTTCTACTACGTGCAGGGGTTGAATGCGTTTCACAAGAGCAGCTTCCACGAGGCAAA ACGTTTTCTGCGTGAAACACTCAAGATGGCAAACGCGGAAGACCTGAACCGACTGACGTCCTGCTCGCTCGTCCTCCTAAGCCACGTGTTCCTTAGCATCGGCAACTCGAAGGAAAGCATGAACATGGTCACACCGGCCATGCAGCTGGCATCGAAAATTCCCGACATACACGTACAACTGTGGGGCAGTGCCATACTGAAGGATCTCCACCGGATGCTCAAGGAACCGGCGCAGGAGATCGAAGCGTACAACAATCACGTCAACTTTTCCCAGAACCTGATCGCGGACCAGCTGAAGTGTACCAAGTTTCCGGAACATGCGCTAATCAACTGGTTCCAGGGTGATCCACCGCTACCGATGCTGTCCCAGGAGCTGCTCGTTCAGCCCACGGCTACGATCGTAGCGCCGGTagcttccggttccggtgtaCCGGTAGtggcacagcaacagcaacaaccgggGAGCGGTACATATGTACGGTTACCAGGAACGCTAAACCAACAGGTTATGTTCCAGTAG
- the LOC118506519 gene encoding pre-mRNA 3' end processing protein WDR33, with product MEFSQPPPAVDAAPSQQHFANPPPINRILSYQHPQPPKQQFNFYHHKPYHHFNGFRGSGPMSQDDFDGKRLRKSVMRKTVDYNASIIKALECRTWQRDHRDRRALQPESIYIPELLPPPSYMDNPSNAVTTRFVKTATNKMRCPIFTLAWTPEGRRLITGASSGEFTLWNGLMFNFETILQAHDVSVRTMVWSHNDNWMVTGDHGGFVKYWQSNMNNVKMFQAHKDPIRGISFSPSDAKFASCSDDGTVRVWDFLRCQEERVLRGHGADVKCVHWHPQKALIVSGSKDNQQPIKLWDPKCGQALATLHAHKSTVMDLKWNDNGNWLVTASRDHLLKLFDLRNLSEEVQVFRGHKKEASAVSWHPIHEGLFASGGSDGSILFWNVGTDKEVGSIDMAHDSIVWTLAWHPLGHILCSGSNDHTVKFWTRNRPGDQMRDKYNLNTLPASLAGLDECELEEHIVIPGMGPEDKVDIVESIATKEAGPIPGLDLNLNSFNEKMREKKIPYSKPIPRNFQAQWNESSKLDDHSTTAEEIKEVISQIVDSGPAAPKKPLPTAISLYERTIAVIPDSPLEQAISEGTEALNRFIEQGGIPELHDIFPPIAEPDPSSANGDDGDQPPKPPAKRARVDVEPKFFYGPLPFIVDPPEQSRDSLHSMEDAAGSRSKDDLTFDPKLPSLLQLDVNPPITVEFNTSDPVDIAATRNSWKAGREKHREKRDLEEDKKIWKEYNDRNWDEEDNDDSVMIVEPPTSSSAIRSDTPLSQNTNSNGQWMPEYDNDLPPGPPPGMHGLAPWQMPNNSGGGGNQHPGGMPPFGGFGGDDDGGRAMDAFNLQRPPPPIPGGPPPPFGNPNPFAMMGGQNEDDGGGFPNNNNHNAGGGNHRNEFNRNESDWMRNEGGGNHRGGNHRNRGGGGRDFRDDRGGGGRRDRGFGRRRN from the exons ATGGAATTCTCACAGCCACCACCGGCCGTCGATGCGGCACCGTCGCAGCAACATTTCGCCAATCCGCCACCCATTAACCGTATCCTAAGCTACCAGCATCCACAGCCTCCTAAGCAGCAGTTCAATTTCTACCACCACAAACCGTACCACCACTTCAATGGCTTTCGAGGCAGCGGACCCATGTCGCAGGATGACTTCGATGGCAAGCGGCTCCGGAAGTCGGTTATGCGTAAAACGGTGGACTACAATGCTTCCATCATTAAGGCGCTCGAG TGCCGCACCTGGCAACGGGACCATCGGGACAGACGTGCCCTGCAGCCGGAAAGCATCTACATTCCCGAACTGTTGCCTCCGCCAAGCTACATGGACAATCCGAGCAATGCGGTCACCACGCGTTTCGTCAAGACGGCAACGAACAAGATGCGTTGTCCAATCTTCACGCTTGCCTGGACTCCGGAAGGACGCCGGTTAATTACGGGCGCAAGTTCCGGCGAGTTTACGCTGTGGAACGGGCTTATGTTTAACTTCGAGACGATTCTACAG GCACACGATGTCTCGGTGCGAACGATGGTATGGTCACACAACGACAACTGGATGGTAACGGGCGATCACGGCGGGTTCGTCAAGTACTGGCAGTCGAACATGAACAACGTGAAGATGTTCCAGGCGCACAAGGATCCGATACGCGGAATCAG TTTCAGTCCTTCCGATGCAAAGTTTGCGAGCTGCAGCGATGACGGTACGGTGCGGGTGTGGGATTTCCTGCGCTGCCAGGAGGAACGGGTGCTGCGTGGGCACGGTGCGGACGTGAAGTGTGTTCATTGGCACCCGCAGAAGGCGCTGATCGTGTCCGGCAGTAAGGACAACCAGCAACCGATCAAGCTGTGGGATCCCAAGTGCGGCCAGGCGCTTGCTACACT ACATGCCCACAAATCGACGGTGATGGATTTGAAGTGGAACGATAACGGCAACTGGCTGGTAACGGCCTCCCGGGACCACCTGTTGAAGCTGTTCGATCTGCGAAACCTCAGCGAAGAGGTGCAGGTGTTTCGTGGCCACAAGAAGGAAGCGAGTGCCGTATCGTGGCATCCGATCCACGAGGGTTTGTTCGCTTCGGGTGGGTCCGATGGGTCGATCCTGTTCTGGAACGTCGG TACGGACAAAGAGGTTGGCAGCATCGATATGGCGCACGACAGCATCGTCTGGACGCTGGCATGGCATCCGCTCGGGCACATACTCTGCTCGGGCTCGAACGATCACACGGTCAAGTTCTGGACGCGCAATCGACCCGGCGATCAGATGCGTGACAAGTACAATCTCAACACGCTGCCCGCCAGCTTGGCCGGGTTGGACGAGTGCGAGCTGGAGGAGCACATCGTCATCCCGGGCATGGGTCCGGAGGATAAGGTGGACATTGTGGAAAGCATTGCGACGAAGGAGGCGGGTCCGATTCCGGGGTTGGATCTGAACCTGAACAGCTTTAATGAGAAGATGCGCGAGAAGAAGATACCGTACAGCAAGCCGATCCCGCGCAACTTCCAGGCCCAGTGGAACGAATCGAGCAAGCTGGACGATCATTCGACGACGGCGGAAGAAATTAAGGAGGTGATCTCGCAGATCGTCGACAGTGGGCCGGCTGCGCCGAAGAAACCGCTCCCGACCGCCATTTCGCTGTACGAGCGTACGATCGCGGTGATAC CGGACAGTCCACTAGAGCAAGCAATCAGCGAAGGAACGGAAGCGCTGAATCGATTCATCGAGCAGGGTGGCATTCCGGAGCTGCATGACATATTCCCACCGATCGCCGAACCGGACCCATCGTCTGCGAACGGGGATGACGGAGACCAACCTCCCAAACCGCCAGCCAAACGGGCGAGAGTCGACGTGGAGCCAAAGTTCTTTTACGGTCCGCTACCGTTCATTGTGGATCCTCCGGAGCAATCGCGTGATTCGCTCCATTCGATGGAAGATGCGGCCGGATCACGGTCGAAGGATGATCTTACGTTCGATCCGAAGCTTCCGTCGCTGCTGCAGCTCGACGTAAATCCACCGATAACGGTAGAGTTCAATACGAGCGATCCGGTCGATATTGCGGCCACTCGAAACAGCTGGAAGGCGGGACGGGAAAAGCACCGCGAAAAGCGTGACCTCGAGGAGGATAAAAAGATCTGGAAAGAGTACAATGATCGCAACTGGGACGAGGAGGACAACGATGATTCGGTGATGATCGTGGAACCACCCACATCTTCGTCGGCCATACGATCCGATACGCCCCTTAGTCAAAACACCAACAGCAACGGGCAGTGGATGCCGGAATATGATAATGATCTGCCACCAGGACCGCCGCCCGGTATGCACGGTTTGGCACCGTGGCAGATGCCAAACaatagtggtggtggtgggaatcAGCATCCGGGTGGGATGCCTCCGTTCGGTGGGTTTGGcggtgatgatgacggtggtcGAGCGATGGACGCATTTAATCTAcagcgaccaccaccaccgatcccGGGTGGACCGCCGCCACCATTCGGCAATCCGAATCCATTCGCGATGATGGGTGGCCAGAATGAGGACGATGGTGGAGGCtttccaaacaacaacaaccataaCGCCGGCGGCGGCAATCATAGGAACGAATTCAATCGGAATGAATCGGATTGGATGCGCAACGAAGGCGGTGGGAATCATAGGGGAGGCAATCACAGGAATCGGGGAGGCGGTGGTAGAGATTTCCGGGACGatcgaggtggtggtggtcgaagGGATCGTGGGTTTGGAAGGCGAAGAAACTAG